Proteins encoded within one genomic window of Argiope bruennichi chromosome 7, qqArgBrue1.1, whole genome shotgun sequence:
- the LOC129975929 gene encoding ribosomal RNA-processing protein 7 homolog A-like → MAKQFEGFIPFSFNFGEDSLDRQLFVKKHEGQSEIKPEDRTLYIVNVPQFFNKKCLKHLFSEYGLIERICIHMRPTSGEEVDQNSKSSLFCPLTSKLGCKVAYIVFKRPAALKKILKCSDVKELPKCHFHSNVGKNKWIQQYNDSFVDQKLLQEEIRTFLQEFDSKSEEEKKKERELGGPDDEGWITVSKFSKKPKIPRIESVNKKIVDKRNAAQSKLTLMKFYKNQLRDEKMEEILDLRKRFEKDKARIAMMRKSRKFKPF, encoded by the coding sequence ATGGCTAAACAGTTCGAAGGatttattcctttttcatttaatttcggaGAGGACTCTTTGGATCGGCAGttgtttgtaaaaaaacatgaagGCCAAAGTGAAATCAAACCCGAAGATCGGACATTATACATTGTAAATGTGcctcaattttttaataagaaatgctTGAAGCATTTATTTTCGGAATATGGACTTATCGAACGAATTTGCATTCATATGAGACCTACTAGTGGAGAAGAAGTGGATCAGAATTCAAAATCAAGTTTATTCTGTCCTCTTACATCAAAACTTGGATGTAAAGTAGCTTATATTGTATTTAAGCGACCAGCtgcattgaagaaaattttaaaatgttctgatGTTAAAGAACTGCCTAAGTGTCATTTTCACTCTAATGTCGGGAAAAATAAATGGATTCAACAATATAATGACAGTTTTGTTGATCAAAAGTTATTGCAGGAAGAGATAAGAACATTTTTGCAAGAATTTGATTCTAAGAGTgaggaagaaaagaagaaagaaagggaACTTGGCGGACCTGATGATGAAGGATGGattactgtttcaaaattttcgaaGAAGCCTAAAATACCACGAATTGaatctgttaataaaaaaattgtagacaAAAGAAATGCTGCACAATCCAAATTGActcttatgaagttctataaaaATCAACTTCGGGATGAAAAAATGGAGGAGATATTAGATCTTAGGAAAAGGTTTGAAAAAGATAAAGCTCGTATTGCCATGATGCGAAAAAGCcgaaaatttaaaccattttaa